From one Gemmobacter sp. genomic stretch:
- a CDS encoding SDR family oxidoreductase → MTQPKIALVTGASRGLGAAMAEALAARGWQVVVVARTVGGLEEVDDRVKALGLPGAGALTLAPMDITNEDAMRHLCRSVHDRWGHVDLWVHSAIHAAPLAPAGHIDMKDWDKSVSINLRATGALIPLVEPLLRAAPAGGTALFLDDPRGGQKFFGAYGTTKAAQITLARSWQAETLRTGPRVLIETPAPMATATRARFFPGEDRAPLAPPRAEAERLLAIL, encoded by the coding sequence ATGACCCAGCCCAAGATCGCCCTCGTCACCGGCGCCTCGCGCGGCCTTGGCGCTGCCATGGCCGAGGCGCTGGCCGCCCGCGGCTGGCAGGTGGTCGTCGTCGCCCGCACTGTGGGCGGGCTGGAAGAGGTGGATGACCGCGTCAAGGCGCTTGGCCTGCCGGGGGCCGGCGCGCTGACGCTGGCGCCGATGGACATCACCAACGAAGATGCCATGCGCCACCTGTGCCGGTCGGTCCACGACCGCTGGGGGCATGTCGACCTGTGGGTCCACAGCGCCATCCATGCCGCCCCGCTGGCCCCGGCCGGGCATATCGACATGAAGGACTGGGACAAGTCCGTCAGCATCAACCTGCGCGCCACCGGGGCGCTGATCCCGCTGGTGGAACCGCTGCTGCGCGCCGCGCCTGCCGGCGGCACCGCGCTGTTCCTGGATGATCCCCGCGGCGGGCAGAAGTTCTTCGGCGCCTATGGCACCACCAAGGCCGCCCAGATCACCCTTGCGCGCAGTTGGCAGGCCGAAACCCTGCGCACCGGCCCGCGCGTCCTGATCGAGACGCCGGCCCCCATGGCCACCGCCACCCGCGCCCGGTTCTTCCCCGGCGAGGACCGCGCCCCCCTTGCCCCGCCCCGGGCCGAGGCCGAGCGTCTGCTGGCGATTCTGTAA